Proteins encoded by one window of Halomonas sp. SH5A2:
- the pabC gene encoding aminodeoxychorismate lyase: MSQPWVPFDDRGLAYGDGVFETVLLRDGQPVLWQQHMERLQAGCQRLKIDPPSQAALMATWQATPDAEWEVLKIIVTRGSGGRGYATPDVEVPRLISRRVPFQPDPSAWAQGISVRICSLRLARQPRLAGIKHLNRLENVLARQEWQTTDYREGLLADNHGLAVEATSMNLFWEQGGRIMTPELDQCGVEGTLRAALIDAQLVSTAELAIDEVAAVDRLWLASSVQGVWPVNALWTAQGAPLRHWGPPGHDPLQAVAHPLLGYPATP; this comes from the coding sequence ATGAGTCAGCCCTGGGTACCTTTTGACGACCGCGGGCTGGCCTACGGCGACGGCGTGTTTGAAACCGTCCTGCTGCGCGACGGTCAGCCGGTGCTTTGGCAGCAGCATATGGAGCGGTTGCAGGCGGGCTGTCAGCGTTTGAAGATCGACCCGCCGTCGCAAGCCGCTTTGATGGCCACCTGGCAAGCGACACCCGATGCCGAGTGGGAAGTGCTCAAGATTATCGTCACCCGGGGGAGCGGTGGTCGTGGCTACGCGACGCCTGACGTGGAAGTGCCTCGTCTTATTAGCCGTCGTGTGCCCTTTCAGCCGGATCCGTCGGCCTGGGCGCAGGGTATCAGCGTGCGTATCTGTTCGCTACGTCTGGCGCGGCAACCCCGCCTGGCGGGTATTAAACATCTCAACCGTCTTGAAAACGTGCTGGCTCGCCAGGAGTGGCAGACAACCGACTACCGTGAAGGCCTGTTGGCCGATAACCACGGCCTGGCCGTGGAAGCCACCAGCATGAACCTGTTTTGGGAACAGGGCGGGCGCATCATGACGCCAGAGCTTGACCAGTGCGGCGTTGAAGGTACGCTTCGCGCTGCGCTGATTGACGCGCAACTCGTATCAACCGCCGAACTGGCGATCGATGAGGTCGCGGCGGTTGATCGGCTGTGGCTGGCAAGCTCGGTGCAGGGCGTATGGCCGGTCAATGCGTTGTGGACGGCTCAAGGCGCCCCCCTTCGTCACTGGGGGCCGCCCGGGCATGATCCCTTGCAAGCCGTGGCCCACCCGTTGCTCGGTTACCCAGCAACGCCTTAA
- the fabG gene encoding 3-oxoacyl-ACP reductase FabG — translation MTQERRVALVTGASRGIGRAVAYELSRQGRIVVGTATSDAGAAKIDAEFADQGIEGAGLCLDVTDQASIDDVLKTIAERFAAPTILVNNAGITRDNLLMRMKEDEWDSVMDTNLKSVYRVSKACLRGMTKARFGRIVSISSVVATMGNLGQTNYAAAKAGMEGFSRALAREVASRAITVNSVAPGFIATDMTEALPEAQHEMLLKQIPLARLGSPDEIAAAVGFLASDAAGYITGETLHVNGGMNMR, via the coding sequence ATGACCCAAGAACGTAGAGTAGCGCTTGTGACTGGTGCCAGTCGTGGCATCGGCCGGGCAGTCGCTTACGAACTGAGCCGCCAGGGACGTATTGTCGTTGGTACAGCGACGAGCGATGCTGGTGCGGCCAAAATTGATGCCGAATTCGCGGATCAGGGCATTGAAGGGGCTGGCTTATGCCTTGATGTCACCGATCAGGCGAGCATCGATGATGTGTTGAAAACCATTGCTGAGCGGTTTGCCGCGCCGACTATTCTGGTCAACAATGCCGGTATCACCCGCGATAATTTATTGATGCGCATGAAGGAAGACGAGTGGGATTCGGTGATGGACACCAATCTCAAATCTGTCTACCGGGTTAGCAAGGCGTGTCTGCGAGGGATGACCAAGGCGCGTTTTGGGCGTATTGTATCGATCAGTTCCGTGGTGGCGACCATGGGCAACTTGGGCCAGACTAACTACGCGGCGGCCAAGGCTGGCATGGAAGGCTTTAGCCGGGCGCTGGCCCGTGAGGTTGCCTCGCGGGCCATTACGGTCAACTCGGTGGCACCGGGGTTTATTGCCACTGACATGACCGAAGCGCTACCTGAAGCACAGCACGAAATGCTGCTTAAGCAGATTCCGTTGGCGCGCCTGGGTTCGCCGGATGAAATTGCCGCTGCAGTGGGATTTCTGGCCAGTGATGCGGCAGGATATATCACCGGCGAGACGCTGCATGTTAACGGCGGCATGAATATGCGTTGA
- the fabD gene encoding ACP S-malonyltransferase yields the protein MSQPLALIFPGQGSQQLGMLRELAERYSVVGTTFEEASDALRYDLWKVVQEGPEASLNATECTQPALLSASIAIWRVWQELEGPRPTVMAGHSLGEYSAMVCAGVLGFAEGVKLVRLRGEAMQHAVPAGEGGMAAILGLDNASVEAACASAAQGEVVSAVNYNAPGQVVIAGGKTAVERAIVACQEAGAKRAMPLPVSVPSHCHLMRPAADRLAAAMQEIELRPPRYTVIQNVDAEAHADVDTLRTRLIEQLYQPVRWSSCVEVMAAQGANVFIECGPGKVLTGLNKRIVRGSKSLAVNDPDSLDAALELARDALADDA from the coding sequence ATGTCTCAACCCCTTGCCCTCATTTTCCCCGGGCAGGGCTCTCAGCAGCTTGGAATGCTGCGCGAGCTTGCCGAACGCTATAGCGTGGTGGGAACGACCTTCGAGGAAGCATCGGATGCGTTACGTTACGACTTATGGAAAGTCGTTCAAGAGGGGCCAGAAGCCTCGCTAAACGCTACCGAATGTACTCAGCCAGCGTTACTGTCCGCTAGTATAGCGATATGGCGTGTCTGGCAAGAGCTGGAGGGTCCGCGCCCGACGGTCATGGCAGGGCACAGCCTGGGTGAATACAGCGCCATGGTGTGCGCAGGCGTGCTCGGGTTCGCCGAGGGCGTCAAATTGGTGCGCCTTCGCGGTGAGGCCATGCAGCACGCAGTGCCCGCAGGAGAAGGCGGTATGGCCGCCATTCTGGGGCTCGATAACGCTTCTGTGGAGGCCGCATGTGCCAGTGCGGCGCAAGGGGAAGTCGTTTCAGCCGTTAACTACAATGCCCCAGGCCAGGTAGTGATCGCGGGCGGCAAGACGGCCGTTGAACGGGCGATTGTGGCGTGTCAGGAAGCGGGCGCCAAGCGGGCGATGCCGCTACCGGTTTCCGTGCCTTCGCACTGCCATCTCATGCGCCCTGCGGCAGACCGCCTGGCGGCGGCGATGCAGGAAATTGAACTGCGTCCGCCGCGCTACACGGTCATTCAAAACGTAGACGCCGAGGCGCATGCTGACGTTGACACGCTGCGCACGCGACTGATTGAACAACTTTATCAACCCGTGCGCTGGAGCTCCTGTGTTGAGGTGATGGCCGCTCAGGGGGCTAACGTGTTTATCGAATGTGGCCCGGGTAAAGTGCTGACCGGCTTGAATAAGCGTATTGTGCGTGGCAGTAAAAGTCTCGCGGTCAACGATCCCGATAGCTTGGATGCTGCACTTGAGTTGGCCCGCGACGCGTTGGCGGATGATGCATGA
- the fabF gene encoding beta-ketoacyl-ACP synthase II, producing the protein MARRRVVVTGLGLVTPVGNTVQESWANIVAGQSGIAPIEHFDTSGFNTRFGGSIKDFDISPYLNPKDARKMDLFIQYGMAAGAQAIQDSGLECTEANADRIGVAIGSGIGGLPMIEHNHDALNKGGARKISPFFVPGSIINMISGNMAIQHGFKGPNIAITTACTTGTHNIGYSARTIAYGDAEVMVCGGAEMATTPLGLGGFAAARALSTRNDDPQAASRPWDADRDGFVLSDGAGVLVLEEFEHAKARGATIYAELVGFGMSDDAYHMTSPPEDGNGAALSMSNAIKDAQMNPAEVDYINAHGTSTASGDLAESRAVEKVMGQAAQQVAVSSTKSMIGHLLGAAGAVEAVFSVLAIRDQVAPPTINLDNPQEGCRLDYVPHTARDMRIDVVLSNSFGFGGTNGSLLFKKV; encoded by the coding sequence ATGGCGCGAAGAAGGGTAGTGGTAACCGGGTTAGGCCTGGTGACCCCAGTTGGAAATACGGTCCAGGAGTCGTGGGCCAACATCGTGGCCGGGCAGAGCGGTATCGCGCCGATTGAGCATTTCGATACCAGCGGCTTTAACACACGGTTTGGCGGGTCGATCAAGGATTTTGATATCAGCCCGTATCTGAACCCCAAAGATGCCCGCAAGATGGATCTGTTCATCCAGTACGGCATGGCCGCGGGCGCTCAGGCGATTCAGGACTCAGGCCTTGAGTGTACCGAGGCCAACGCTGACCGTATTGGTGTGGCGATCGGGTCCGGGATTGGCGGGTTACCCATGATTGAGCACAACCACGATGCGCTCAATAAAGGCGGTGCGCGTAAGATCTCGCCGTTTTTTGTCCCAGGGTCCATCATCAACATGATCTCGGGCAATATGGCGATTCAGCACGGCTTCAAAGGGCCCAATATTGCGATCACCACGGCCTGTACCACGGGGACGCACAATATTGGCTACAGCGCGCGTACCATCGCCTATGGCGATGCCGAAGTGATGGTATGCGGCGGTGCGGAAATGGCCACCACGCCGCTTGGCCTGGGCGGTTTCGCAGCCGCCCGTGCGCTGTCGACCCGCAATGATGACCCGCAGGCTGCCAGCCGTCCCTGGGATGCTGACCGTGACGGTTTTGTGTTGTCAGATGGAGCCGGCGTGCTGGTGCTTGAGGAATTCGAGCATGCCAAGGCCCGCGGCGCAACCATCTATGCGGAACTGGTGGGTTTTGGCATGAGCGATGACGCTTATCACATGACGTCGCCACCTGAAGACGGCAATGGTGCCGCGCTGTCGATGAGTAATGCCATCAAGGACGCGCAGATGAATCCTGCCGAGGTGGATTACATCAATGCCCATGGAACCTCAACGGCATCGGGCGATCTGGCTGAAAGTCGAGCCGTCGAAAAGGTGATGGGGCAGGCGGCTCAGCAAGTGGCCGTCAGTTCGACCAAGTCGATGATTGGTCACTTGCTGGGCGCTGCTGGCGCGGTGGAAGCGGTGTTTAGCGTGTTGGCTATTCGTGACCAGGTGGCGCCGCCCACGATTAATCTGGACAACCCGCAGGAAGGCTGCCGTCTCGACTACGTACCGCACACGGCTCGTGACATGCGAATCGATGTGGTGCTGTCGAACTCCTTTGGCTTTGGCGGGACCAACGGCTCATTGCTGTTCAAAAAGGTGTAA
- the mltG gene encoding endolytic transglycosylase MltG produces MVKRLVVALAVVVMVGVAGVAGGYVYWQQRLDAPLAIDEPTLYQVPSGAGLNRVVGDLEAQGIIEDAWAFQLMTKLQPEDLPDLRTGEYLFEPGITGMQLLALLDSRDVVTYPLTFPEGWTFAQMREQLATAPKLEQRTVDMSDEDVMALLDREGTYPEGWFFPDTYRYHLGMSDVDILRQSLDRMERILEEVWAERDDDLTIDSPYEALIMASLIERETGAPEERREIAGVFKRRMESGMRLQTDPTVIYGMGERYEGRITHADLREATPYNTYVIDGLPPTPIAMPGRASLEAAVNPLPGDTLYFVSRGDGTHKFSSTLREHNNAVNRYIRNRD; encoded by the coding sequence ATAGTGAAACGCTTGGTGGTGGCACTGGCCGTGGTGGTGATGGTTGGCGTTGCCGGTGTCGCCGGTGGTTATGTTTATTGGCAGCAGCGGCTTGATGCGCCGCTGGCGATTGATGAACCCACGCTGTATCAAGTGCCTTCTGGCGCCGGTCTCAACCGCGTGGTCGGTGATCTTGAGGCGCAAGGCATTATTGAGGATGCCTGGGCTTTCCAACTGATGACGAAACTGCAGCCGGAGGATTTGCCGGATTTGCGCACGGGGGAATACCTTTTCGAGCCTGGCATTACCGGCATGCAGCTTTTGGCACTGCTCGACAGTCGTGACGTCGTGACGTATCCGCTGACCTTTCCTGAGGGGTGGACCTTCGCCCAGATGCGTGAGCAACTGGCAACGGCTCCCAAGCTTGAACAGCGCACGGTGGATATGAGCGATGAGGACGTCATGGCACTGCTTGATCGTGAGGGGACCTATCCGGAAGGCTGGTTCTTCCCCGATACCTATCGCTATCACCTGGGGATGAGTGACGTTGATATCCTGCGTCAGTCGCTTGACCGTATGGAGCGCATACTTGAAGAGGTATGGGCCGAACGTGACGACGACCTGACCATCGACTCACCCTATGAGGCGCTGATCATGGCCTCGTTGATCGAACGCGAAACCGGGGCGCCTGAAGAACGGCGTGAAATCGCGGGCGTTTTCAAACGGCGGATGGAGAGCGGCATGCGACTGCAAACCGACCCGACGGTTATCTATGGAATGGGGGAGCGCTATGAGGGTCGGATTACCCATGCCGATTTACGCGAGGCCACGCCCTACAACACCTATGTGATCGATGGGCTGCCGCCGACGCCAATCGCGATGCCGGGGCGGGCCTCGCTGGAAGCGGCCGTGAACCCTTTGCCGGGGGATACGCTGTATTTTGTCTCGCGGGGCGACGGCACCCATAAGTTCTCGAGCACGCTGCGCGAGCATAACAACGCCGTGAATCGGTATATCCGCAACCGTGACTAA
- the plsX gene encoding phosphate acyltransferase PlsX, translating into MRLAIDVMGGDQGPHALIEGAARAVIDTPGLELILFGPHQQISAELSRLPRPLAAATSRLAVHDVAQSVATTATAAWALRRGQSTSMAQMLRCLAQGDAQAGVSVGNTAALVALARRELGMLAGMSRPAISTAIPSRCGRRCYLLDLGANVDSPASRLVEFALIGAAMAEQVDGIARPRVALLNVGAESTKGSASVREADRLLQESADSLPFAYLGYAEGGDIFQGELDVIVCDGFAGNAVLKASEGLAGMLVERVQQAFASRLRGRLASWVAKPVLKHLKQELDPVRYNGASLLGLQGIVVKSHGGTRADGFYYAIRRAMQEVDHNLPERLAKRWSFNE; encoded by the coding sequence CCTAGAGCTTATTCTGTTTGGTCCGCATCAGCAGATCAGTGCTGAACTTTCGCGTTTGCCGCGGCCTTTGGCTGCGGCAACGTCACGTTTAGCGGTCCATGATGTGGCGCAAAGCGTTGCCACGACGGCGACGGCTGCCTGGGCATTGCGCCGCGGGCAGTCGACCAGTATGGCGCAAATGCTGCGTTGCCTTGCCCAGGGTGATGCCCAGGCGGGTGTCAGCGTTGGCAATACAGCCGCCTTGGTGGCGTTGGCCCGGCGAGAGCTGGGCATGCTGGCGGGTATGTCGCGTCCGGCTATCAGTACGGCCATTCCGTCGCGCTGCGGGCGGCGCTGCTATCTATTGGACCTGGGCGCCAATGTTGACTCGCCTGCGAGCCGTCTGGTTGAGTTTGCCCTGATTGGCGCGGCAATGGCAGAGCAGGTGGATGGCATCGCGCGGCCACGCGTGGCGTTGCTCAACGTTGGTGCCGAGTCAACCAAAGGTAGTGCCAGCGTGCGCGAAGCCGATAGGTTGCTTCAAGAATCGGCGGACAGCTTGCCGTTTGCCTATCTTGGTTATGCCGAGGGCGGCGATATCTTTCAAGGCGAGCTGGATGTGATTGTCTGTGATGGTTTTGCGGGCAACGCCGTGCTCAAAGCCAGTGAGGGTTTGGCTGGTATGCTGGTCGAACGGGTGCAGCAGGCGTTTGCATCACGCCTGAGAGGGCGCCTGGCGAGCTGGGTTGCCAAGCCTGTGTTAAAGCACTTAAAGCAAGAACTGGATCCGGTACGCTACAACGGTGCCAGCTTACTAGGCTTGCAGGGTATTGTGGTGAAAAGCCACGGTGGTACCCGGGCAGATGGTTTTTACTATGCCATTCGCCGCGCGATGCAGGAGGTTGACCACAACCTGCCCGAGCGGCTTGCCAAGCGCTGGTCCTTTAATGAGTAG
- the acpP gene encoding acyl carrier protein — translation MSTIEERVKKVVAERLNVKEEDIQNSSSFTEDLGADSLDTVELVMALEEEFDTEIPDEEAEKITTVQEAIDYVNAHQ, via the coding sequence ATGAGTACTATTGAAGAGCGCGTAAAGAAAGTAGTGGCTGAGCGCCTGAACGTTAAAGAAGAAGATATCCAGAATAGCTCTTCTTTTACTGAAGACCTGGGTGCTGACTCGCTTGACACAGTTGAGCTCGTCATGGCGTTGGAAGAAGAATTCGATACGGAGATTCCGGACGAAGAAGCCGAGAAGATCACCACGGTTCAAGAAGCCATCGACTACGTTAACGCCCATCAGTAA